In the genome of Gemmatimonadaceae bacterium, one region contains:
- a CDS encoding cytochrome c/FTR1 family iron permease, with the protein MRLGINFGRAASGLLTGAALTMSAALGARALGAQQERPTQRVANIVSVAVEEYGKGVDQKGRLTSRDEYDETVGFLRDARAAMSRLPSDRLATATPLLDSIILAVTARRPPSELNALANRFASSLGSEAALELPARPLDIGAGEKLFAANCASCHGPRGMGDGPAAATINPKPPAIGNATTVADVAPAMMFRKISVGVTGTAMPSFSPQLTAEQRWNIVAYIGSLHASPQQVAEGEGLYAQGCVECHGSAGLGDGAMARTLSKAPSELGSFAWQVERSDSQLAAAVRAGLPGTPMPPASGFTDKQVQSVVAYIRTLPSRQRTIAAAAQSDSGQAASASSPAAASKVSISLLDQSLTAARNGRWVDAGDRAFDAYLAFEPIETPARARNPGVVASMEKLFGDFKASIQANDIEGAEHARDAIDVNMERVVELTQPPGSGSEAFLQSFLIIVREGFEAILVIGAVVAFLLKTGHRERLRSIWWGIVLGLLASGLTAIVLRTTLRALPATQEIIEGGTLLLAVAVLFSVSYWLISRVEAAKWQAFIREKVTSALEHGGGRALAFVAFLAVYREGAETALFYQALFNEGSNVALPIGLGLLAGAAALVVIFTLFYRFGVKIPLRPFFSVTSVLLYYMAFVFVGKGVHELQEGGVIPINVLRGFPTIEWLGFYPTWETVLAQLVLLGLFVFAVAKTFWPKRSVALPTVPREAAPAGEVVADIASLTAQVERLTSRVASLERDRSGVPRE; encoded by the coding sequence ATGAGGCTCGGAATCAACTTTGGCCGGGCCGCGTCGGGGTTGTTGACCGGGGCGGCCCTTACGATGTCCGCCGCGCTCGGCGCACGCGCCCTCGGCGCGCAGCAGGAGCGCCCGACCCAGCGGGTCGCGAACATCGTGAGCGTGGCCGTCGAGGAATACGGCAAGGGCGTTGACCAGAAGGGGCGGCTGACGTCGCGCGACGAATACGACGAAACCGTCGGATTTCTGCGCGATGCGCGAGCGGCCATGTCGCGTCTGCCAAGCGATCGACTCGCCACCGCGACACCGCTGCTCGATTCGATCATCCTCGCCGTCACGGCGAGGCGTCCGCCTTCGGAGCTGAACGCGCTGGCCAACCGCTTCGCGTCTTCGCTCGGCAGCGAAGCCGCGCTCGAACTTCCGGCTCGCCCGCTCGACATCGGAGCCGGCGAGAAACTCTTCGCCGCGAATTGCGCGTCGTGTCACGGGCCGCGCGGGATGGGAGACGGACCCGCGGCGGCGACGATCAATCCCAAGCCGCCGGCCATTGGCAACGCGACCACGGTTGCCGACGTCGCGCCGGCGATGATGTTCCGCAAGATCTCCGTGGGTGTGACCGGCACCGCGATGCCGTCGTTCTCGCCGCAGCTCACCGCCGAACAGCGCTGGAACATCGTCGCGTACATTGGATCGCTGCACGCATCGCCGCAGCAGGTGGCCGAAGGCGAGGGTCTGTACGCGCAGGGGTGCGTCGAGTGCCACGGCTCCGCCGGGCTCGGCGACGGCGCGATGGCGAGGACCTTGAGCAAAGCGCCGAGCGAGTTGGGATCGTTCGCGTGGCAGGTCGAGCGCAGCGACTCACAGTTGGCGGCCGCCGTTCGCGCCGGACTTCCAGGCACGCCGATGCCCCCCGCTTCAGGGTTCACCGACAAGCAGGTGCAGAGCGTCGTCGCGTACATCCGGACGCTGCCCAGCCGCCAGCGAACCATCGCCGCGGCGGCGCAGAGCGACAGCGGGCAGGCCGCGAGCGCTTCGAGCCCGGCCGCGGCGTCGAAGGTCTCCATCTCGCTGCTCGACCAGTCATTGACCGCGGCGCGCAACGGCCGGTGGGTGGACGCGGGCGATCGCGCGTTCGACGCGTACCTCGCGTTCGAACCGATCGAAACGCCGGCGCGGGCGCGCAATCCGGGCGTCGTCGCGTCGATGGAGAAGCTGTTCGGCGACTTCAAGGCGTCGATCCAGGCGAACGACATCGAGGGCGCCGAGCACGCGCGCGACGCGATCGACGTGAACATGGAGCGCGTCGTCGAGCTCACACAACCGCCCGGCAGCGGGTCGGAGGCGTTCCTTCAGAGCTTCCTCATCATCGTCCGCGAAGGGTTCGAGGCGATCCTCGTGATCGGCGCGGTCGTGGCGTTCCTGCTCAAGACGGGGCACCGCGAGCGGCTGCGGTCGATCTGGTGGGGGATCGTGCTTGGCCTGCTGGCGAGCGGACTGACGGCGATCGTACTGCGCACCACGCTTCGCGCGCTGCCGGCGACCCAGGAGATCATAGAAGGGGGCACGCTGCTGCTTGCCGTGGCCGTGTTGTTCTCGGTGAGCTATTGGCTGATCTCGCGCGTCGAAGCGGCCAAGTGGCAGGCGTTCATCCGCGAGAAGGTCACGAGCGCCCTGGAGCACGGCGGCGGGCGCGCGCTCGCGTTCGTCGCGTTCCTCGCCGTGTATCGCGAGGGCGCCGAGACGGCGCTGTTCTACCAGGCGCTGTTCAATGAAGGCTCGAACGTCGCGCTGCCCATCGGCCTCGGACTCCTCGCCGGCGCCGCGGCGCTCGTCGTCATCTTCACGCTGTTCTATCGCTTCGGCGTCAAGATTCCGCTGCGCCCGTTCTTCAGCGTGACGAGCGTTCTGCTCTACTACATGGCGTTCGTCTTCGTGGGGAAGGGCGTGCACGAGCTGCAGGAAGGCGGCGTCATTCCGATCAACGTGCTGCGCGGCTTTCCGACGATCGAGTGGCTCGGCTTCTATCCGACCTGGGAGACGGTGCTCGCGCAGCTCGTGCTGCTCGGTTTGTTCGTCTTCGCCGTCGCCAAGACGTTCTGGCCGAAGCGCTCCGTCGCGCTCCCCACCGTGCCGCGCGAGGCCGCGCCCGCCGGCGAAGTCGTCGCCGACATCGCGTCACTCACCGCCCAAGTCGAGCGCCTCACCTCCCGCGTCGCATCCCTCGAGCGCGATCGTAGCGGAGTGCCGCGCGAGTAG
- a CDS encoding prolipoprotein diacylglyceryl transferase family protein: MISNFMIRAAGPYIHHPFTFSVFGFSFTGFGIAVLLAFLIAQMVSERELARRGRDKESAAVSDVLFAALLGTLIGAKLYYVVVVTHNWRDLLGRGGFVFWGGFIGAVALCAATIRYKKLSFVRFADVAGIAIAAGYAVGRTGCWAVGDDYGRPYTGPLAVAFPEGTPPSTAFEMQRVFNTPIQPGTDPSTVLSVYPTQLLEVALGMIMFGILWRLRNHKHAEGWLFGVYCVLAGLERFVVEFLRAKDDRFSWAFGLSMAQLIALAITLVGVLIMTARSRTGVGRPGISEVPVPA; this comes from the coding sequence ATGATTTCGAACTTCATGATCCGCGCCGCCGGACCGTACATCCATCATCCGTTCACGTTCAGCGTGTTCGGATTTTCGTTCACCGGCTTCGGGATCGCGGTGCTGCTCGCGTTTCTCATCGCGCAGATGGTCTCCGAGCGCGAGCTGGCGCGCCGCGGGCGCGACAAGGAATCCGCGGCGGTGAGCGACGTTCTGTTCGCCGCGCTCCTCGGCACGCTGATCGGCGCGAAGCTCTACTACGTGGTCGTCGTCACGCACAACTGGCGCGACCTGCTCGGCCGCGGGGGATTCGTCTTCTGGGGCGGCTTCATCGGCGCCGTCGCGCTCTGCGCGGCGACGATCCGCTACAAAAAGCTGTCGTTTGTCCGCTTCGCCGACGTCGCGGGGATCGCGATCGCCGCGGGTTACGCCGTCGGACGCACGGGCTGTTGGGCCGTCGGCGACGACTACGGCCGGCCGTACACCGGCCCGCTCGCCGTCGCGTTCCCCGAAGGCACGCCGCCGTCGACGGCGTTCGAGATGCAGCGCGTATTCAACACGCCGATCCAGCCCGGCACCGACCCGTCGACAGTCTTGTCGGTCTATCCGACGCAACTTCTCGAGGTCGCGCTGGGCATGATCATGTTCGGCATCCTCTGGCGCCTACGCAATCACAAGCACGCCGAGGGCTGGCTCTTCGGCGTCTACTGCGTGCTGGCCGGCCTCGAGCGATTCGTCGTCGAGTTCCTGCGCGCCAAGGACGACCGCTTCTCGTGGGCATTCGGGTTGAGCATGGCTCAGCTGATCGCTCTAGCGATCACTCTGGTCGGGGTCCTGATCATGACCGCCCGCTCTCGGACCGGGGTCGGCCGGCCGGGCATCAGCGAGGTTCCGGTGCCTGCGTGA
- the tsaD gene encoding tRNA (adenosine(37)-N6)-threonylcarbamoyltransferase complex transferase subunit TsaD: MRVLGIETSCDETSAAVLEGAGDDARIRSLVILSQDVHRIFGGVVPEIASRAHLTAIVPVVEQALADSGMGSNDVDAVAVTNAPGLVGALLVGVAFGKAFAFARRVPVIGVHHMEGHLFATALENAAAVPPFTALLVSGGHTLLIDVEAWGRYRLLGRTRDDAAGEAFDKVAKLLGLPYPGGPHVERIAALATTSRANDGGGTGGALRFARPMLRRDQRPGDAEYYDVSFSGLKTAVLNAVKSSPPASEAERAPIARAFQDAVVDTLVQKTARAATAYGRRRVVLGGGVACNGALVAAMRERFARDGVDVFAPTPRLATDNAAMIARAGLFHLERGERSGLDLNAFAASPIPGLVAA, translated from the coding sequence ATGCGAGTCCTCGGAATCGAAACGTCGTGCGACGAGACGTCGGCGGCGGTCCTCGAGGGCGCCGGCGACGACGCGCGCATCCGTTCCCTCGTGATCCTCTCGCAAGACGTGCATCGAATATTTGGCGGCGTCGTACCGGAGATCGCGTCACGCGCGCACCTCACGGCGATCGTGCCTGTCGTCGAGCAAGCCCTTGCCGACTCGGGCATGGGCTCGAACGACGTTGACGCCGTCGCGGTGACCAACGCACCAGGCCTCGTCGGTGCGCTCTTGGTCGGCGTGGCCTTCGGCAAGGCGTTCGCGTTCGCGCGGCGCGTTCCGGTGATCGGCGTGCACCACATGGAAGGACATCTCTTCGCGACGGCGCTCGAAAACGCCGCCGCGGTTCCACCGTTTACCGCGTTGCTCGTCTCCGGCGGACACACGCTGCTCATCGACGTCGAGGCGTGGGGCCGCTACCGATTGCTCGGCCGCACGCGCGACGACGCGGCCGGCGAAGCGTTCGACAAGGTTGCCAAGCTTCTCGGGCTCCCCTATCCTGGGGGACCTCACGTCGAGCGCATCGCGGCGCTCGCCACGACTTCACGCGCCAACGATGGTGGCGGGACGGGCGGCGCGTTACGGTTCGCGAGGCCGATGTTGCGTCGCGACCAACGTCCCGGGGACGCCGAGTATTATGACGTGTCGTTCAGCGGGCTCAAGACCGCCGTGCTCAACGCCGTGAAATCGTCGCCACCCGCGTCCGAGGCGGAGCGCGCGCCGATCGCGCGGGCGTTTCAGGATGCCGTCGTCGACACGCTCGTCCAGAAGACGGCGCGCGCGGCGACGGCCTATGGACGGCGCCGCGTGGTGCTCGGCGGCGGCGTGGCGTGCAACGGCGCGCTCGTCGCCGCGATGCGGGAACGTTTCGCCCGCGACGGTGTCGATGTGTTCGCCCCGACTCCGCGTCTCGCGACGGACAACGCCGCGATGATCGCGCGCGCGGGCCTCTTCCATCTCGAGCGCGGCGAACGCTCGGGACTCGACCTCAACGCGTTCGCCGCTTCGCCCATTCCCGGACTCGTCGCCGCATGA
- a CDS encoding HAD family hydrolase, producing MKLVLFDIDGTILLTSGAGKRAVHRALAEVFGAPGRLEHRFDGKTDPQIVRELMRMEGHADDHIDARMALLLDRYVDFLHEELDQPSTAVRLMPGVADLLDALEERADIVLGLVTGNLAAGAAAKLRAGGLDPDRFRVGAYGSDHELRVELPAVAQRRARDELGFTMEGNDVVVIGDTPADVECGRAVGALTIGVATGYYSVDELRGFGADEAFEDLSDTNAVVRTIVGG from the coding sequence GTGAAGCTCGTTCTCTTCGACATCGACGGAACGATCCTGCTCACGAGCGGCGCTGGAAAGCGCGCCGTGCACCGCGCGCTCGCCGAAGTATTCGGCGCGCCCGGACGACTCGAGCACCGGTTCGACGGAAAGACCGATCCGCAGATCGTCCGCGAGCTGATGCGCATGGAAGGCCACGCCGACGACCACATCGACGCGCGCATGGCTCTCTTGCTGGACCGCTACGTCGATTTTCTGCACGAAGAGCTCGATCAACCGTCGACCGCCGTCCGGCTGATGCCCGGCGTGGCAGATCTGCTCGACGCGCTCGAGGAGCGGGCGGACATCGTTCTCGGACTCGTCACGGGAAATCTCGCGGCGGGCGCGGCGGCCAAGCTTCGCGCCGGCGGCCTCGATCCGGACCGTTTTCGCGTGGGTGCCTATGGCTCGGACCACGAGCTTCGCGTCGAGCTCCCGGCAGTCGCTCAACGCCGGGCGCGCGACGAGCTCGGGTTCACCATGGAAGGCAATGACGTCGTGGTCATCGGCGACACGCCGGCCGATGTCGAGTGCGGGCGGGCGGTAGGCGCGCTCACCATCGGCGTCGCGACAGGCTACTACTCGGTGGACGAGCTCCGCGGCTTCGGCGCGGACGAAGCGTTCGAAGACCTCTCCGACACGAACGCGGTCGTCCGGACCATCGTCGGCGGCTGA
- a CDS encoding EamA family transporter, producing MGSSAGDAATESILPGRADTARPGGGVWLTDASLVLVAIIWGVNFSVVKFGTSLIDPLAYNGVRVLLAGMLLFAIAMASRAPLPPAREIAILLALGVLGNGVYQVFFVEGVARTRASDAGLVIAASPAFIAIVGRMLGVERINRRGVMGIVMSIGGIAFVVLGTTNGTAGDATIIGDLLVLLGSLCWAFYTVLLKPYTEHLSGLHVAAFTMVGGAVPLFLLAFTRIAATNWAQLPVKGWSAILYSGIFALVVAYLFWYRGVRVIGPTRTAMYSNLQPVVAVLMAWWLLGEQPTWWQGVGTGCIVGGLLLTRVPVDT from the coding sequence ATGGGCTCTAGCGCAGGCGACGCCGCGACAGAATCGATATTGCCCGGACGCGCCGACACGGCGCGGCCGGGCGGCGGCGTGTGGCTCACGGATGCATCGCTCGTGCTCGTCGCGATCATCTGGGGCGTGAACTTCTCGGTCGTGAAGTTCGGGACGTCGCTCATCGACCCGCTCGCCTACAACGGCGTTCGCGTTCTGCTCGCCGGCATGCTGCTTTTCGCGATCGCAATGGCGAGCCGAGCGCCGCTCCCGCCCGCCCGGGAGATCGCGATCCTGCTCGCGCTCGGCGTGCTGGGGAACGGCGTGTACCAGGTCTTCTTCGTCGAAGGCGTCGCGCGGACGCGCGCCAGCGACGCCGGGCTCGTCATCGCCGCGTCGCCGGCGTTCATCGCGATCGTCGGCCGCATGCTCGGTGTCGAGCGGATCAACAGGCGCGGAGTGATGGGCATCGTCATGTCGATCGGCGGCATCGCGTTCGTCGTCCTCGGCACGACGAACGGCACCGCGGGCGACGCGACGATCATCGGCGATTTGCTCGTGCTGCTTGGATCGCTCTGCTGGGCGTTCTACACGGTGTTGCTCAAGCCGTACACCGAGCATCTCTCCGGGCTGCACGTAGCCGCCTTCACGATGGTCGGCGGCGCGGTTCCGTTGTTTCTGCTCGCGTTCACTCGGATCGCCGCGACGAATTGGGCGCAACTTCCCGTGAAGGGATGGTCGGCGATTCTCTACAGCGGAATCTTCGCGCTCGTCGTCGCCTACCTGTTCTGGTACCGCGGAGTGCGCGTGATCGGACCGACGCGAACGGCGATGTACTCCAACTTGCAGCCGGTCGTCGCGGTGCTCATGGCGTGGTGGCTGCTCGGCGAACAACCGACGTGGTGGCAAGGGGTCGGCACCGGTTGCATCGTCGGCGGTTTGCTCCTCACGCGCGTCCCAGTCGATACGTGA
- the acpS gene encoding holo-ACP synthase, whose protein sequence is MIVGLGIDAVDISRAERMFADKPERMLERLFGDVERAYLATKPQPAQHMAVRLAAKEAAYKALSGNELARGIGWRDVEVVSRDDGSPELRFYGRAAERLAELGAERVHVSLTHSSATAVAVVILERSADG, encoded by the coding sequence ATGATCGTCGGCCTCGGCATCGACGCCGTGGACATCTCGCGCGCCGAGCGAATGTTCGCCGACAAGCCCGAGCGAATGCTCGAGCGATTGTTCGGCGACGTCGAGCGCGCCTATCTCGCGACGAAGCCGCAGCCCGCGCAGCACATGGCGGTGCGTCTGGCGGCCAAGGAGGCGGCCTACAAGGCGCTTTCAGGAAACGAGTTGGCGCGGGGCATCGGCTGGCGCGACGTCGAGGTCGTGAGCCGGGACGACGGATCGCCCGAGCTCCGCTTCTACGGCCGCGCGGCGGAGCGCCTCGCCGAGCTTGGGGCCGAGCGGGTCCATGTGTCGCTCACCCACAGCTCGGCCACCGCAGTCGCCGTGGTGATCTTGGAGCGTTCCGCCGACGGGTGA